A part of Paenibacillus donghaensis genomic DNA contains:
- a CDS encoding ABC transporter substrate-binding protein: MFKAKQKLFIIVPLLSLLVSGCGAAKSDEGAASNAGEKSNEVVTIKLSNWYAEKMDNWDVVIAEFEKQHPNIKVEFASAEDNNSNEFYKKLDLAVAGGDDLDIIMFSNMTYLSQRAELGMIEPLDDFLAKDGINFADEYTADTKIDGKVYGLPGKSSQGLVIINENHLKEAGLELPKDWTWDQYMEYAKAMTKTDGGKTRYGTYFHSWIQYGYLVQNFGQSANSNLTTDDGLKANIDNPYMRKSFELRLQGEAEGSATPYSEVVSQKLNYRPQYFNQDTSMLVTGSFLIPETGGTDTIPASFKTVFAPLPKLNAEDPISANVSGDVLSVYSKSKHKEEAYTFIRWFSTEGIVLQGKNIPSWKKADLNDVVDRIIAGSKNPEMIDKASLLYVLENTKSTTTATAVPYHAELEKVLLEEFDKMMLSNKDIESTIQNTQKKIQKIIDSKS; encoded by the coding sequence ATGTTTAAAGCGAAACAGAAATTATTCATCATTGTACCGCTGTTATCCTTGCTGGTTTCGGGGTGCGGTGCTGCCAAGTCGGATGAAGGGGCTGCTTCCAATGCCGGAGAGAAATCGAATGAAGTGGTTACCATTAAGCTGAGCAACTGGTATGCGGAAAAAATGGATAATTGGGATGTAGTCATTGCGGAATTTGAAAAACAGCATCCGAACATCAAAGTGGAGTTTGCTTCTGCTGAGGATAACAACTCCAACGAATTTTACAAGAAGCTCGATCTTGCAGTTGCCGGCGGAGATGATCTGGATATTATCATGTTCAGCAACATGACGTATCTGTCCCAACGGGCAGAGCTGGGCATGATCGAACCGCTGGATGATTTTTTGGCTAAAGACGGAATTAATTTCGCGGATGAATATACGGCCGATACCAAAATTGACGGTAAGGTATATGGATTACCCGGCAAGTCCTCCCAGGGTCTGGTTATTATCAATGAGAATCATCTGAAAGAAGCGGGACTCGAGCTGCCGAAAGACTGGACCTGGGATCAGTATATGGAGTACGCCAAAGCCATGACCAAAACAGATGGCGGAAAAACCCGGTATGGCACCTATTTTCACAGTTGGATTCAATATGGATATCTTGTTCAGAACTTCGGTCAATCTGCTAATTCTAATCTGACAACAGATGATGGGTTGAAGGCTAATATTGACAATCCATACATGCGCAAGTCGTTTGAGCTGCGTCTTCAGGGAGAGGCGGAAGGTTCCGCTACACCGTATTCGGAGGTTGTCAGCCAGAAGCTGAATTACAGACCGCAATATTTCAATCAGGATACAAGCATGCTTGTAACGGGCTCATTCCTTATTCCGGAAACAGGAGGGACTGACACCATTCCTGCCAGCTTTAAGACCGTGTTTGCTCCGCTTCCCAAGCTGAATGCTGAAGATCCGATATCTGCGAATGTCAGTGGGGATGTACTGAGTGTATACAGTAAATCCAAACATAAAGAGGAAGCGTACACCTTCATCCGCTGGTTCTCCACCGAAGGTATTGTTCTGCAAGGGAAGAATATCCCGTCCTGGAAAAAAGCCGATCTGAATGATGTGGTCGACCGGATCATCGCAGGCAGCAAAAATCCGGAAATGATTGATAAAGCATCCCTGCTCTATGTTCTGGAGAATACCAAGTCTACTACTACAGCCACGGCAGTGCCTTATCATGCTGAGCTTGAGAAAGTACTCCTGGAGGAGTTTGATAAAATGATGCTTTCAAACAAAGATATAGAATCTACCATCCAGAATACACAAAAGAAAATACAGAAAATTATTGATTCTAAATCCTGA